The sequence below is a genomic window from Serratia nevei.
GTTTACGCCGGGCGAGAAGTTCTTCGTGCCGGGGCACAGCGAGTTCAACCTGCAGGTGGCCGACGCGACCGCCTATCTGTGCCGCTACCTGAGCAAATAAATTTTGTTCGTTAGGGGGACGCAGGGCTCAGCGGATGCTGGGCCCTGGTCGTTTCTGCGGCGGGATTAACGCTGGGCTTCGCCGCCGAGCGCTTCGATGGTGTTTTTGATCAACGCCGCCAGCTCGCTGGTCATCAGGATAAAGTCGGCGTCAAAGCGCTGGGCGAAGTCGTCGCGATCGATATCGTCGTTCTGCTCGCGCAGCGTGTCGGCGAACTTCAGGCGCTTGAGCGAGCCGTCGTCCGACAGCATCAGCTGAATGCGCTCCTGCCAGTCCACCGCCAGTTTGGTCACCAGCTTGCCGGCTTCGATATGCACCGCGATTTCGTCGCTGATCAGATTCTGTTTCTTGCAGCGGATCACGCCGCCTTCTTCCAGAATCGCTTTCAGTTCCGCTTCATCCTGAATGGCGAAGCCGGCCGGCATCTCGCCGGAACGCACCCATTCGGTCAGCGTCAGTTCGATCGGGCTTTCCATGGTCAGCGGCACCACCGGCAGCGAGCCGAGGCTTTTGCGCAGCAGCGCCAGCGTATCTTCGGCGCGTTTGGCGCTGGCGGCATCGACCATGATCAGATCGTTGACGGTGTCTATCCACATGAAGGTCTGGTTGAAGCGGCTGAACGCGCGCGGCAGCAGGCTGTGCAGCACTTCGTCCTTCAGCGCGTCTTTCTCGGTTTTCTTCAGTTTGCGGTG
It includes:
- the rdgC gene encoding recombination-associated protein RdgC → MLWFKNLMVYRLSREVALNADEMEKQLSAFAFTPCGSQDMAKTGWVSPMGSHSDALTHAVNGQIVICARKEEKILPSPVIKQELQAKIERLEAEQHRKLKKTEKDALKDEVLHSLLPRAFSRFNQTFMWIDTVNDLIMVDAASAKRAEDTLALLRKSLGSLPVVPLTMESPIELTLTEWVRSGEMPAGFAIQDEAELKAILEEGGVIRCKKQNLISDEIAVHIEAGKLVTKLAVDWQERIQLMLSDDGSLKRLKFADTLREQNDDIDRDDFAQRFDADFILMTSELAALIKNTIEALGGEAQR